One part of the Humulus lupulus chromosome 9, drHumLupu1.1, whole genome shotgun sequence genome encodes these proteins:
- the LOC133801701 gene encoding GDSL esterase/lipase At1g29670-like produces MEASEMKSVRLVVMMMMMMFLCVSAKSKLVPCLFIFGDSLADNGNNNRLNTSAKANYKPYGIDFLDSRPTGRFTNGRTTVDIIAQLLGFNKFIPAYATLNSSFNLLSGANYASGGSGILRQTGTHMGQNICLKKQIKHHQIMVSRISDLLGSKRSQELLNKCLYWVEMGNNDYINNYFVPWFYSSGNLYTPQQFALILIQKYRHHVMELYNYGARMIALVGLGQIGCTPNAIWTYGTSNGSTCVSFMDDAVQLFNERLVTLVDELNNAFVDTKYIYINSYEIGSSIDPIALGFKVWNVGCCGGLENGQCKPLEIPCENRREYVFWDSFHPTEAYNFITASKIYKAYNLSYSYPMDISDLVHSFEQINIA; encoded by the exons ATGGAGGCATCTGAGATGAAAAGTGTGAGATTGgtagtgatgatgatgatgatgatgttctTGTGTGTTAGTGCAAAGTCAAAATTAGTACCTTGCCTTTTCATATTCGGAGATTCTTTGGCTGATAATGGCAATAATAACAGGCTTAATACTTCGGCTAAAGCCAATTATAAGCCCTATGGGATTGACTTCCTTGATTCTCGTCCAACTGGGAGATTCACCAATGGCAGAACCACTGTTGATATCATTG CTCAACTTCTGGGTTTCAACAAGTTCATTCCAGCCTATGCTACTCTTAACAGCAGCTTCAATTTACTGAGTGGTGCCAATTATGCATCTGGGGGATCTGGAATTCTCAGGCAAACTGGGACACATATG GGTCAAAATATTTGCTTGAAGAAACAGATAAAGCATCACCAAATTATGGTATCAAGAATAAGTGACTTACTAGGGAGCAAGAGATCACAAGAGCTATTAAACAAGTGCTTATATTGGGTTGAAATGGGAAATAATGATTACATTAACAACTACTTCGTGCCTTGGTTTTACTCCTCTGGAAACCTTTATACTCCTCAACAGTTTGCTCTTATTCTCATCCAAAAATATCGTCACCATGTTATG GAATTGTACAATTATGGAGCTAGAATGATCGCTTTGGTTGGATTGGGACAAATTGGGTGTACTCCAAATGCAATTTGGACATATGGGACGAGCAATGGCTCGACATGTGTGAGTTTCATGGACGATGCTGTTCAATTATTCAATGAAAGACTTGTAACACTCGTCGATGAACTCAACAATGCTTTTGTTGACACAAAATATATTTACATCAACTCTTACGAGATAGGATCTTCTATAGATCCTATTGCATTGG GGTTCAAGGTTTGGAATGTTGGGTGTTGTGGTGGGCTTGAGAATGGTCAATGTAAGCCATTGGAGATTCCATGtgagaatagaagagaatatgTGTTTTGGGATTCATTTCATCCAACTGAGGCTTACAACTTTATCACTGCCAGTAAAATATACAAAGCTTATAACCTATCATATAGTTACCCCATGGATATCAGTGATCTTGTTCACTCATTTGAACAAATTAATATTGCCTGA